One part of the Phycisphaeraceae bacterium genome encodes these proteins:
- a CDS encoding type II secretion system protein: protein MKQSIQNSIATKGKTAALQRGFTLLEVLVAVFSLAIISVGLMVILNSVQTTVQNGRKVSKVTNYASAIQKQLADDIAQITRDGFLLIVNQYASGSQIIPLDPNQPLTDQSARRVDELMFFARGDDYTGFREPVHEELVVRADEARIYYGHGQRQRSTETNYSVPKLYDVNNYPQSLLGANFQGNPNRYAGTWTLLRHETMLIEPAQMLQSQPARAMNALSISAADVLDSKIQIRGRPSAASVFNRLCDVTPDNPLAQTIHGLTHHSNGRPVFSSGLVDTAATSLDTVRAIVATSQALPFQVTDTGSLITSITGSTFGGAELLNQQTWMYEALPSRIVGAQTTSGRTTQVRVRYEDAAPDLMNALSYPSSTVDRSVRRADQLALAASRFIPNCSEFIVEWSFGNVYPDSTQNGVPPSDARLEGRQIWHGLTRADTSQTPLLIACPYADSTTSVGTSGVLGVSNEIDSYHVPYELLDPTGPSLRQRYSDYEVPSTLIHGVNDTDPGANTARNQLISYFGYINPLFNQPNALSASQPWPWPKQLRITIRVADPDQSGVEDTLQFVFDLPQSDAAFR from the coding sequence ATGAAGCAGAGCATCCAGAACAGTATTGCAACCAAGGGAAAAACCGCAGCATTGCAGCGGGGCTTTACCCTGCTGGAAGTTCTTGTTGCAGTCTTTTCGCTTGCAATTATTTCTGTTGGGCTGATGGTGATTCTGAACTCTGTGCAAACCACCGTGCAGAACGGACGCAAAGTCAGCAAAGTAACGAACTACGCGTCGGCAATTCAGAAACAACTTGCCGATGACATTGCCCAGATCACGCGCGATGGTTTTCTTCTCATTGTCAACCAGTATGCCAGTGGATCACAGATCATCCCGCTCGATCCGAATCAGCCTCTGACAGATCAGAGCGCTCGCCGAGTTGATGAGCTTATGTTCTTTGCTCGTGGCGATGATTACACGGGGTTTCGTGAGCCTGTGCATGAGGAGTTGGTTGTCCGGGCAGATGAGGCCAGAATCTACTATGGTCATGGTCAGCGTCAGCGATCGACCGAAACAAACTACTCTGTTCCCAAGCTGTACGATGTGAACAACTATCCCCAATCCTTACTGGGTGCAAACTTCCAGGGAAATCCAAACAGGTATGCGGGTACCTGGACGCTGTTGCGTCACGAGACCATGCTGATCGAACCTGCGCAGATGCTGCAATCTCAGCCGGCACGTGCGATGAATGCTCTCTCGATTTCTGCAGCAGATGTGCTCGACAGCAAGATTCAGATTCGGGGGCGACCTTCTGCAGCGAGCGTTTTTAACAGATTGTGCGATGTCACCCCAGATAATCCACTGGCTCAGACAATCCATGGTTTAACACATCACAGCAATGGACGACCAGTGTTCTCGTCCGGTCTTGTTGATACAGCAGCAACATCGCTTGACACAGTTCGTGCGATCGTTGCGACATCACAAGCGTTGCCATTTCAGGTGACCGATACCGGCTCTTTGATTACTTCAATCACAGGCAGCACCTTTGGTGGTGCAGAGTTGCTGAATCAGCAGACGTGGATGTACGAAGCACTCCCGTCGAGGATTGTTGGTGCACAAACAACGTCCGGACGCACAACGCAGGTGCGCGTGCGGTATGAGGATGCAGCGCCAGATCTGATGAACGCGTTGTCGTATCCATCGTCCACGGTTGATCGGAGTGTTCGTCGTGCGGATCAGCTTGCGCTGGCAGCATCGCGATTCATACCGAACTGCTCGGAGTTTATTGTCGAGTGGAGCTTTGGCAACGTATATCCTGATTCAACACAGAACGGCGTGCCACCAAGTGACGCCAGACTTGAAGGTCGGCAGATCTGGCACGGTCTTACTCGGGCAGATACGAGCCAGACACCGCTATTGATCGCCTGTCCATACGCGGATTCAACCACGAGCGTTGGTACGAGTGGTGTGCTCGGGGTTTCCAATGAGATCGATAGTTATCACGTGCCATACGAGCTTCTTGATCCGACGGGCCCCTCGTTGCGTCAAAGGTACAGCGACTACGAGGTGCCATCAACGTTGATCCACGGTGTGAATGACACTGACCCCGGTGCGAATACGGCCAGAAATCAGCTCATCTCATACTTTGGATATATCAATCCATTGTTCAATCAACCGAATGCGCTGAGTGCGTCCCAGCCGTGGCCTTGGCCGAAGCAGCTTCGCATCACCATCCGTGTTGCCGATCCGGATCAGTCCGGAGTTGAGGACACGTTGCAGTTCGTCTTTGATCTTCCACAGAGCGATGCAGCGTTTCGATGA
- the tadA gene encoding Flp pilus assembly complex ATPase component TadA, which translates to MARSKKKLGDILVESGVLTADQAEKAVTMARGSRKRLGDVLVEAGFANEDQVAKGLAQQFGLEYMDLTKFDAGSVDKKLVPEDLIKRHTILPLEKNGNKLKLVIHDPMDLELMDMLRFRLNADVVPMLAPRSRIRDIIESMYGGGLASSGNKDDEAKPGDELVTASMDRTVDRSMDKSIDVASDDAPIVRLCNRLIAEACRMRTSDIHVEPMADRVRLRYRIDGVCIHRDDLPKRMQNALLSRLKLMAGMNIAERRVPQDGRIKLPVDGQTIDFRVSACPIYHGESVVLRILRPDSVKIGLEGLGFESENLSIFNKIIRRPNGIFLVTGPTGSGKTTTLYSALDVLNRPDKKIITAEDPVEYNFDGINQCQVHESIGFTFTAILRSMLRQAPNIILVGEIRDKEVADIAIQAALTGHLVFSTLHTNDAPSAITRLIDMGVKPFLVASAIQAIMAQRLVRVLCKECKEIDPDPDPKYLRITGITPEEAEGRVLRGVGCSKCGGVGFRGRQAIFEMMMMNQQIRELAFTKATVSELREAALTGGMTTLVQDGKKKVLKGVTTPSEVAHHAQVELADLAD; encoded by the coding sequence ATGGCACGATCGAAGAAAAAGCTCGGCGACATCCTGGTCGAGTCGGGTGTACTCACTGCTGATCAAGCGGAGAAGGCTGTCACTATGGCGCGCGGCTCGCGCAAGCGTCTTGGTGATGTGCTCGTTGAGGCAGGATTTGCAAATGAGGATCAGGTTGCAAAGGGACTGGCTCAGCAGTTTGGTCTTGAGTACATGGATCTCACGAAGTTTGACGCTGGATCAGTTGATAAGAAACTCGTTCCGGAAGATCTCATTAAGCGGCACACGATCCTGCCACTTGAAAAGAACGGTAACAAACTCAAGCTCGTGATTCATGACCCCATGGATCTTGAGTTGATGGACATGCTGCGATTCAGGTTGAATGCAGATGTTGTCCCGATGCTTGCCCCACGCTCGCGTATTCGTGACATTATCGAATCGATGTATGGCGGTGGGCTGGCATCTTCCGGGAACAAAGATGATGAGGCGAAGCCAGGTGACGAACTTGTGACCGCATCGATGGACCGAACGGTCGATCGATCGATGGACAAATCGATCGACGTGGCAAGCGATGACGCACCAATCGTGCGACTCTGTAACCGTTTAATCGCGGAAGCATGCCGGATGAGAACGTCCGACATCCACGTTGAGCCCATGGCCGATCGTGTTCGCCTGCGTTATCGCATCGACGGTGTGTGTATCCATCGCGATGATCTGCCGAAACGCATGCAGAATGCGTTACTCTCACGTCTGAAGTTGATGGCTGGCATGAACATCGCCGAGCGTCGTGTCCCGCAGGACGGTCGCATCAAGCTGCCCGTTGACGGCCAGACGATCGACTTCCGTGTGTCGGCATGCCCTATTTATCACGGCGAGAGTGTTGTGCTTCGTATTCTGCGACCGGATTCTGTGAAGATCGGTCTGGAGGGTCTCGGCTTTGAGTCTGAGAATCTCTCAATATTCAACAAAATTATCAGAAGGCCGAACGGTATCTTTCTTGTGACGGGGCCGACAGGTTCTGGTAAAACAACGACGCTGTATTCTGCGCTCGACGTGCTGAATCGTCCAGACAAGAAGATCATCACAGCTGAGGATCCCGTCGAATACAACTTTGACGGGATCAATCAGTGTCAGGTGCACGAGAGCATCGGATTTACGTTTACCGCCATCCTTCGTTCGATGCTTCGTCAGGCACCGAACATTATTCTGGTCGGTGAAATTCGAGACAAGGAAGTTGCAGACATTGCTATTCAGGCGGCATTGACAGGCCACCTTGTGTTTTCGACCTTGCATACGAATGACGCTCCCAGTGCAATCACCCGTCTGATCGATATGGGTGTGAAGCCCTTCCTTGTTGCTTCAGCAATTCAAGCCATTATGGCCCAGCGTCTTGTGCGTGTGCTTTGCAAGGAATGCAAGGAGATAGATCCCGATCCCGATCCAAAATACCTGCGCATTACCGGTATTACTCCGGAAGAGGCCGAAGGTCGGGTGTTACGAGGAGTTGGGTGCTCAAAGTGTGGTGGTGTTGGATTCAGGGGACGCCAAGCTATCTTTGAGATGATGATGATGAACCAGCAGATTCGTGAACTGGCCTTTACAAAGGCCACTGTGTCGGAGCTTCGCGAAGCCGCGCTTACAGGTGGAATGACAACGCTCGTTCAGGACGGAAAGAAGAAAGTCCTGAAAGGTGTGACGACGCCGAGCGAAGTTGCCCACCACGCACAGGTTGAGTTGGCTGATCTTGCAGATTAG
- a CDS encoding type IV pilus twitching motility protein PilT codes for MSSMQIDRLLDTVVKNGASDLHLSVGRQPTIRHHGRLKNLQTKVLESDDMVGLMKAITPERNQQELQEEGTTDFGFAYGTAARFRVSVFRQRGDLSIVLRQIPSRLLTFEQIGLPEICKDLIRRPRGLFLVTGPTGSGKTTSLATMIDYINTYLERHIVTMEDPIEYYHYHKKSVVNQREVGTDVPSFAEALRRVLRQDPDCILVGEMRDLETIEAAIRAAETGHLVFGTLHTTGAAKTVDRIVDAFPVTQQNQIRVQLSTALICVLSQALLTRVDKPGMVAAYEFLLVTPAISNLVRENKTFRIDSMIQTGKKFGMQLLDDHLWSLYSKGIIDAAEMVDKSKNPGDLIDKVRKLGKTIGRPELDDPEASEGA; via the coding sequence ATGTCCTCTATGCAGATTGACCGCCTTCTCGACACCGTTGTGAAGAACGGCGCAAGCGACTTGCACCTGAGTGTCGGGCGTCAGCCGACAATTCGCCATCACGGCAGACTTAAGAACCTCCAGACAAAGGTGCTCGAATCTGATGACATGGTCGGTCTGATGAAGGCAATTACCCCCGAGCGAAATCAGCAGGAACTTCAGGAAGAGGGTACGACTGACTTCGGCTTTGCCTATGGCACCGCTGCTCGTTTCCGTGTGTCGGTGTTTCGCCAGCGTGGTGACTTGTCCATTGTGCTGCGTCAGATTCCAAGCCGTCTGCTGACCTTTGAACAGATTGGTCTTCCTGAGATATGCAAGGATCTGATCCGCCGCCCTCGTGGTCTGTTCCTTGTGACAGGTCCGACCGGTTCGGGAAAGACCACATCGCTTGCGACGATGATCGACTACATCAACACCTATCTCGAACGCCACATTGTCACGATGGAAGACCCCATTGAGTATTACCACTACCACAAGAAGTCAGTGGTGAACCAGCGAGAGGTGGGGACCGACGTCCCAAGCTTTGCTGAAGCTCTCCGTCGTGTGCTTCGTCAGGACCCCGATTGTATTCTTGTTGGTGAAATGCGAGACCTTGAGACGATTGAAGCTGCTATCCGAGCTGCAGAAACGGGCCACTTGGTGTTTGGTACCCTGCATACGACCGGGGCTGCGAAGACCGTTGACCGAATCGTCGACGCTTTCCCGGTGACCCAGCAGAATCAGATCCGTGTTCAGTTGTCAACAGCTCTTATCTGTGTGCTGAGCCAGGCTCTCCTCACACGCGTTGACAAGCCCGGCATGGTTGCAGCATATGAATTTTTACTTGTGACCCCAGCTATCAGTAACCTTGTCCGCGAAAATAAGACCTTCCGTATCGATTCAATGATTCAGACCGGGAAGAAGTTTGGCATGCAGCTTCTCGATGACCATCTGTGGTCGCTCTATTCGAAGGGAATTATCGATGCTGCTGAGATGGTTGACAAGAGCAAAAATCCAGGTGACCTGATAGATAAAGTCCGGAAACTTGGCAAGACAATCGGCCGTCCAGAGCTTGATGACCCTGAAGCTTCTGAAGGTGCCTGA
- a CDS encoding methyltransferase domain-containing protein, with product MRGRSSDRPKFEQRPRNPENGNGPRSSRSSGRPARRFPHQNTDNTPSPHHAERNSGPRNSDKPRRIAKPPRSGHPLEQTNARPFRENRPFEKRRPKPAESGADRKQRLPRKTTRSAPNVDQIILHEDRDIIVVDKPIGVLSASPVPDSRPNVFEMLKDRMRYSRGSNTSRSARVGVVHRLDLDASGVLVYSKNQHSLESLKEQLANRSMRRSYLALVEGQVTRGEDEKLQPNQPISGTVQSMLIEGPDGIVRPTDQSLQPRRSQNSRGVHDRENRYAPIPRKAMTHYTVIASSDQYTLLRIKLVTGRKHQIRAHMAQIGHPIAGDMQYGAQTNPLNRLALHACELSLKHPTSNELKTYHSSAPAGFYMLAGTEAPKHVEARRRDHVQTVGAESGAAVEAAPDDSSWEHVAGWYAGLVTENRSDHFDRVVLPGVLRLLGDVSGKSVLDVACGQGYVCESIANAGAHVVGTDSSPTLIEYARQSASSHQIDNITYHVGDARSLDSRESLLADASFDFVTCVLAIMNIDPLDDAVRSLASRVKQGGSVVLIMLHPAFRSPKLTHWMWDRKKQFDGHDEWTQFRRVDAYMTKTRSDIVMNPGAHSTGDKSVTTTTFHRPMQSYINCLAKHGLLVDRMEEWTSQRESEPGPRAEAENFARREIPMFLALRARKAI from the coding sequence ATGCGTGGTCGCTCATCCGATCGACCAAAGTTTGAGCAGAGACCACGAAACCCTGAGAACGGTAACGGCCCGCGTAGCAGTCGTTCTTCAGGTAGGCCAGCACGACGATTCCCACATCAGAACACCGACAACACGCCTTCTCCTCATCATGCCGAACGAAACTCTGGTCCACGCAATTCCGACAAGCCCAGGCGTATCGCAAAGCCACCCCGATCGGGACATCCGCTTGAGCAGACAAACGCACGACCTTTCCGAGAGAATCGTCCGTTTGAGAAACGCAGACCAAAGCCAGCAGAATCCGGTGCAGACAGGAAGCAGCGACTCCCACGCAAGACAACACGCAGCGCTCCCAATGTTGACCAGATCATCCTCCACGAAGATCGCGACATCATCGTTGTCGACAAGCCCATCGGCGTGCTCTCTGCTTCGCCAGTTCCAGATTCGCGTCCAAACGTGTTCGAGATGCTGAAGGATCGGATGCGGTACTCCCGCGGCTCGAACACGTCACGGAGCGCTCGTGTTGGTGTTGTGCATCGGCTCGACCTGGATGCGTCGGGTGTGCTGGTGTACTCGAAGAATCAACATTCGCTTGAATCTCTCAAGGAGCAACTCGCAAATCGATCAATGCGGCGGTCCTATCTTGCGCTCGTCGAAGGTCAGGTAACACGAGGCGAGGATGAAAAACTCCAGCCAAACCAACCGATCAGCGGCACAGTTCAGTCCATGCTGATCGAGGGGCCTGACGGCATTGTCAGACCGACAGATCAATCGTTGCAGCCTCGCCGATCTCAGAACTCTCGCGGTGTACACGATCGTGAGAACAGGTACGCACCGATTCCACGCAAGGCGATGACACACTACACAGTGATTGCCTCGAGCGATCAGTACACGCTGCTGAGAATCAAACTTGTCACGGGGCGCAAGCACCAGATCCGCGCCCATATGGCACAGATAGGGCATCCAATTGCGGGAGATATGCAGTATGGTGCGCAGACGAATCCGCTGAACCGACTTGCACTCCATGCATGCGAGCTTTCACTCAAGCACCCAACCTCGAACGAACTGAAGACGTATCACAGCAGCGCACCTGCGGGTTTCTATATGCTCGCAGGCACCGAGGCTCCAAAGCACGTTGAGGCACGAAGGCGTGATCACGTTCAAACCGTGGGCGCTGAATCCGGCGCGGCTGTTGAGGCTGCTCCAGATGACTCGTCATGGGAACACGTTGCTGGGTGGTACGCGGGCCTTGTCACCGAAAACAGATCGGATCACTTTGACAGGGTTGTGCTTCCGGGTGTGCTGCGTCTGCTCGGCGACGTTTCGGGTAAATCTGTACTTGATGTTGCGTGCGGACAAGGGTACGTGTGCGAATCGATTGCAAATGCCGGCGCACACGTTGTCGGGACAGACAGTTCTCCAACATTGATCGAGTATGCTCGACAGTCAGCCTCATCGCACCAGATTGACAACATCACGTACCACGTTGGTGATGCTCGCTCGCTTGATTCTCGCGAGAGTTTATTGGCTGATGCGTCATTTGACTTTGTCACATGCGTGCTTGCGATCATGAATATCGACCCGCTTGATGATGCGGTTCGCTCCCTCGCATCCCGCGTCAAGCAGGGAGGCTCCGTTGTGCTGATCATGCTGCATCCGGCATTCAGATCACCAAAGCTGACGCACTGGATGTGGGATCGCAAGAAACAGTTTGATGGTCACGACGAGTGGACACAGTTCAGACGTGTTGATGCCTATATGACGAAGACGCGGTCGGATATTGTCATGAACCCCGGCGCACACTCGACAGGGGATAAGTCTGTCACAACAACAACCTTCCATAGACCGATGCAGAGCTACATCAACTGCCTTGCGAAACACGGACTTCTTGTAGATCGAATGGAAGAGTGGACGAGTCAGCGCGAGAGTGAACCCGGGCCGAGAGCGGAAGCAGAAAACTTCGCCCGCAGGGAAATACCGATGTTTCTTGCACTCCGGGCACGCAAGGCCATCTGA
- a CDS encoding phosphopantothenoylcysteine decarboxylase: MTDMRPMPLRFLITAGPCHEPIDRVRFLGNRSSGKMGIAIADHACRLGYDVTLLLGPTHLAPLEKNVLLKRYESTADLDLLLQSSLEACDVLIMAAAVADYRPVKHTPAPAKIERSPGTLRLELESTPDLVAGCAVRKRPDQTIVAFALESTEVLRERALSKLKRKKVDMIVANPLETMDSDTISAIIFDRASSVNEQSINAPVEITKSAFAEWLIERILTYRTASSPYPTGDAIETQ, from the coding sequence ATGACTGATATGCGCCCAATGCCTTTGCGGTTCCTGATTACAGCGGGGCCATGCCACGAACCAATCGATCGGGTGAGATTCCTCGGGAATCGCTCGTCGGGCAAGATGGGGATAGCCATCGCTGACCATGCCTGTCGTTTGGGGTATGACGTCACACTCCTGCTTGGCCCCACCCATCTCGCACCGCTTGAGAAGAACGTTCTTCTGAAGCGGTACGAGTCGACCGCTGACCTTGATCTCCTCCTGCAAAGCTCATTGGAAGCGTGCGATGTGCTGATCATGGCTGCTGCTGTAGCAGACTATCGACCGGTCAAACACACACCTGCGCCCGCCAAGATTGAACGCTCACCAGGCACACTGCGGCTGGAACTTGAATCGACTCCGGATCTTGTTGCTGGGTGTGCAGTTCGCAAGCGACCAGATCAAACCATCGTTGCGTTCGCACTTGAATCGACTGAGGTCCTGCGCGAGCGTGCTCTGAGCAAGCTCAAACGCAAGAAAGTCGACATGATTGTGGCAAATCCACTCGAAACAATGGACAGCGACACCATTTCTGCAATCATCTTCGATCGTGCCAGTTCGGTGAATGAGCAGAGCATAAATGCTCCAGTTGAGATCACAAAGTCTGCGTTCGCTGAATGGCTTATTGAACGCATTCTCACGTATCGCACTGCATCCTCGCCGTATCCGACTGGTGACGCAATCGAGACACAATGA
- a CDS encoding type II secretion system F family protein — protein MPTFAYQARDAAGKLQKGTVEAASSEEAAVRVKAKGFFPTELREQKVKQSAIADTGAVKKKKRKGGGISLGGVNKKQLTMFTRQLSTLQDAGLPLLRSLQILEDQQKPGKMKNVLGDVCDDVEGGTSLSEAMARHSRVFDKLYTKMVAAGEIGGVLDVILQRLAQFMEKAQKLRRRIRGAMVYPVVVVVVAIVIVTFIMLVIIPKFKEIFEDFGVPLPALTIWLVNFSSWMAGTLPGQKFPGAIIVIATPIVIMVMWKLIRKTRPGKATTDFVLFYTPLFGPLIKMTSVARFTRTLGTLIHAGVPILEAVTITKETSGNWMYERALQRVHDSIREGEPFAPPLRDSKTCDALVVNMIEVGEETGEMDTMLMKIADNYDEEVDVKIKAMTSLIEPMMVVCIGGMVGTIVVAMFLPMVAMIKSLNEGGV, from the coding sequence ATGCCAACCTTTGCGTATCAGGCAAGAGACGCTGCTGGGAAGCTTCAGAAGGGAACCGTTGAAGCTGCTTCCAGTGAGGAAGCAGCGGTGCGGGTGAAAGCCAAGGGGTTCTTTCCGACGGAACTCCGTGAGCAGAAGGTAAAGCAGTCCGCTATTGCAGACACTGGTGCAGTCAAGAAGAAAAAACGTAAGGGCGGCGGCATCTCACTTGGCGGTGTGAACAAGAAGCAGCTTACGATGTTCACTCGTCAGCTTTCTACGCTGCAGGACGCCGGATTGCCGTTGCTGCGGTCGCTGCAGATTCTTGAGGATCAGCAGAAACCAGGCAAGATGAAGAATGTGCTTGGGGATGTCTGCGACGACGTCGAAGGCGGCACCTCGCTGTCCGAGGCAATGGCGCGGCACTCTCGCGTGTTTGACAAACTCTACACAAAGATGGTTGCGGCTGGCGAGATCGGCGGTGTGCTTGATGTAATTCTGCAACGTTTGGCGCAGTTCATGGAAAAAGCACAGAAGCTGCGTCGTCGTATTCGTGGCGCCATGGTGTATCCAGTGGTTGTCGTTGTTGTTGCGATCGTCATCGTGACATTCATCATGCTTGTGATCATTCCGAAGTTCAAGGAAATCTTTGAGGACTTCGGCGTTCCACTGCCTGCGCTGACCATCTGGCTGGTGAACTTCAGTAGTTGGATGGCGGGTACATTGCCAGGGCAGAAGTTCCCTGGTGCGATTATTGTGATCGCAACCCCGATCGTTATTATGGTTATGTGGAAGCTGATCCGCAAGACGCGACCGGGCAAGGCAACAACGGACTTTGTATTGTTCTACACGCCGCTGTTTGGTCCATTGATCAAGATGACTTCGGTTGCGAGGTTTACGCGAACGCTCGGCACCTTGATCCACGCTGGTGTCCCCATTCTTGAAGCTGTCACGATTACAAAGGAAACCAGTGGCAACTGGATGTATGAGCGTGCGCTGCAGCGTGTGCATGATTCCATTCGTGAAGGTGAGCCGTTCGCTCCGCCGCTGCGTGATTCCAAGACGTGCGATGCTCTCGTCGTGAACATGATCGAGGTTGGCGAAGAAACCGGTGAGATGGACACGATGCTCATGAAGATTGCGGACAACTACGACGAAGAAGTCGACGTGAAGATCAAGGCAATGACGTCGCTCATTGAGCCCATGATGGTCGTGTGTATCGGCGGTATGGTCGGCACCATCGTTGTAGCGATGTTCCTGCCCATGGTCGCGATGATCAAGAGCCTGAACGAAGGTGGTGTGTAA
- the tadA gene encoding Flp pilus assembly complex ATPase component TadA gives MAVAVAELKGRKLGRVLTKLGLVTREDVHEALAVQKTRKKKLGEILVELGKCSEKDIQTALAGQAGMEYIDLKSVDIQEAAIKAVPADNARAYQIVPICFDPKTKRLKIAMKTPDNYRAVDDLRLLLGGTVEAVVADNEQIDGLISEHYAQQESITDVVSDLASAERFKGLEGRGASIDLDQINEMAGDNQVVKLLNLVLMQAIRDRASDIHFEPFENEFKMRYRIDGVLYEMVPPPKHLGPAITSRVKVMANLDIAEHRLPQDGRIELSIGGNPIDLRVAVLPTLYGESCVLRVLDRSNVQLALDRVGLREDDYERFLALIERPNGIVIVTGPTGSGKTTTLYAALAQLNDIGTKLLTAEDPVEYDIDGLCQVQVNEEVGLTFARALRSFLRQDPDVILVGEIRDLETAQIAVQASLTGHLVLSTLHTNDAPSSIVRLIDLGMETFLLTATIEGIVAQRLVRRICQKCKEQYTPREEELMELGLRPDDVKGQVFFRGRGCSECHKSGYKGRHAIFEILVMDDEIREMVMKEVSLTIVREHAKAKGMRTLRESGLMAIYDGITTIDEVVRETIIEE, from the coding sequence ATGGCAGTCGCAGTCGCAGAACTCAAAGGCCGCAAGTTAGGTCGAGTGCTCACAAAGCTGGGCTTGGTAACGCGTGAGGATGTTCACGAAGCACTTGCAGTCCAAAAGACTCGCAAGAAAAAACTTGGTGAAATTCTTGTCGAACTTGGTAAGTGTTCTGAAAAGGACATCCAGACCGCGCTTGCAGGGCAGGCGGGCATGGAGTACATCGATCTGAAGTCGGTTGATATTCAGGAAGCAGCGATCAAAGCTGTGCCTGCCGACAATGCAAGAGCCTATCAGATCGTTCCTATTTGCTTTGATCCAAAGACGAAGCGTCTGAAGATCGCAATGAAAACGCCCGATAACTATCGGGCCGTCGATGATTTGCGTTTGCTTCTTGGTGGTACTGTTGAAGCGGTTGTCGCCGATAACGAGCAGATTGATGGGTTGATCTCAGAGCATTACGCGCAGCAAGAGTCAATCACCGATGTGGTGTCCGACCTTGCGTCTGCTGAACGATTTAAGGGTCTCGAGGGGCGCGGGGCATCCATTGATCTCGATCAGATCAATGAGATGGCCGGCGACAATCAGGTTGTCAAGCTGCTCAATCTGGTGTTGATGCAGGCGATTCGCGATCGGGCATCAGATATTCACTTTGAACCGTTCGAGAATGAGTTCAAGATGCGGTATCGCATCGACGGCGTGCTGTACGAAATGGTGCCTCCACCAAAGCATCTTGGTCCCGCTATCACCAGCCGTGTGAAGGTCATGGCGAATCTGGATATCGCAGAGCACCGCTTGCCGCAGGACGGCCGTATTGAGTTGTCCATTGGTGGCAATCCGATTGATCTTCGTGTGGCTGTGCTTCCGACACTGTATGGTGAATCGTGTGTGCTTCGTGTGCTTGACAGATCGAACGTTCAGCTGGCACTCGATCGTGTTGGGCTGCGAGAAGATGACTATGAGCGATTCCTCGCGTTGATCGAGCGACCAAACGGTATTGTGATCGTGACTGGTCCAACTGGTTCGGGAAAAACGACAACGCTGTACGCAGCATTGGCGCAGCTGAACGATATTGGCACAAAGCTGCTCACCGCTGAAGACCCGGTCGAATACGACATCGACGGACTCTGTCAGGTGCAGGTCAATGAGGAAGTTGGGCTGACGTTCGCTCGCGCTCTACGAAGCTTCCTGCGTCAGGATCCTGATGTGATTCTCGTCGGTGAAATTCGCGACCTTGAGACTGCGCAGATTGCTGTGCAGGCGTCGCTGACTGGTCACCTTGTGCTATCAACCCTCCACACAAACGATGCGCCAAGTTCGATCGTTCGACTGATCGATCTTGGTATGGAGACCTTCCTCCTGACCGCGACCATTGAGGGCATTGTTGCGCAACGGCTTGTGCGCCGTATCTGCCAGAAGTGCAAGGAGCAGTACACACCCCGCGAAGAAGAGTTGATGGAACTTGGACTTCGTCCCGATGATGTCAAGGGGCAGGTGTTCTTCCGTGGGCGCGGCTGCTCAGAATGTCACAAGTCTGGGTACAAGGGACGTCACGCGATCTTTGAGATCCTTGTGATGGACGATGAAATTCGCGAGATGGTGATGAAAGAGGTGAGTCTCACCATCGTTCGCGAGCATGCCAAAGCCAAGGGAATGCGCACGCTTCGCGAGTCGGGTCTTATGGCAATATATGACGGGATCACGACAATTGATGAGGTTGTCCGCGAGACAATTATCGAGGAATAG